CCCTGTGAACGCCCCGGGGAAGAACGCGATGACAGTCTTGTGCCCCTTGGTCAGGAACTCCGACATATGACGGACCTTCTTGTCGTAGTCGTACAGTGCGAAATCCGGCGCCTTCTCCCCTACTTCTGGCATGATGGTTTTCCGTCTCTGCGGGCCTGTTTAAGGACTACGGAAGGAACTTCTCTCGTTTGACGAACCTTTCAAGGAAGAAGAGCAGGAGAAGGGCCGCCACGAGGAGGCCGACCGCCAGCGCGCCCTCCACCCAGACGATTGCAGCCTGCAGCACAGAAATCAGGAAGAATTCGGGTATCAGCAGAACGACGCCGATTGATATCCCCAGCGGCGAGTTCATCCCCGTGGGCCTCCTCTGCATCGAGCTGAAGCCAGTCATGAGAATGGTCACGAGCGCCACGTCCGAGATTCCCGTCGCCAGCGCGAGGAAGGCCCCGAGTATCACCAGCTGCAGGCCTCCGTTCAT
The genomic region above belongs to Nitrososphaerota archaeon and contains:
- a CDS encoding redoxin domain-containing protein; this encodes MPEVGEKAPDFALYDYDKKVRHMSEFLTKGHKTVIAFFPGAFTG